One part of the Desulfonema ishimotonii genome encodes these proteins:
- a CDS encoding universal stress protein, whose translation MILPNVEVKRILYTTDLSESARYALAYAVSLANSYRAELTILHVLADDPNLNAGIVGYIGEEKWEAIKNRNAQEARSVLIGKKREDVIIREVMDEFCKSITDDIGEHEAMMDETLVLRGNPVDVIVSVAEERKCDLIVMGSYGHGGLAGAIMGSTAQRVLRRSDKPVLVVHLPEDNS comes from the coding sequence ATGATACTGCCCAATGTAGAGGTAAAGAGAATACTTTACACAACTGACCTTTCGGAAAGTGCGAGGTATGCCCTGGCATACGCGGTCAGCCTTGCGAATTCGTACAGGGCCGAGCTGACCATTCTCCACGTCCTGGCGGATGATCCCAATCTGAACGCGGGCATTGTCGGCTACATCGGCGAGGAGAAATGGGAGGCCATAAAAAACCGGAATGCCCAGGAGGCCAGAAGTGTGCTGATCGGCAAAAAACGGGAAGACGTGATCATCCGGGAGGTGATGGATGAATTCTGTAAAAGCATCACCGATGATATCGGGGAGCATGAGGCGATGATGGATGAAACCCTTGTGCTTCGCGGGAACCCGGTCGATGTGATCGTCTCCGTGGCCGAGGAAAGAAAGTGTGACCTGATCGTCATGGGATCTTACGGACATGGCGGGCTGGCCGGTGCCATCATGGGCAGCACGGCCCAGCGGGTGCTGCGCCGCTCTGACAAACCCGTTCTCGTGGTCCACCTGCCGGAGGACAATTCCTGA
- a CDS encoding helix-turn-helix domain-containing protein, with protein sequence MQAAAQVYQAGERFNPYMKFYGIFIPDSILSNPGLTHAEKICYGILARYSGKNNRCYPSQKTIAHRLNLSERQTIRILKSLESKRFILRVIISGRTRYHFLWHESFDSSYLREEYRPRDTDVTENDISITPDTDTDVTQRETDSRDREKTTTAAAQVVAMPSDSETEAVCGLISDGVVISEGIRRIIRANLARHGPEYVRRNIFYTNANIRHKTRYKAYLGKCCRGNWGEDTAPEPKPSPEAVRPEPGMKILYTDGNIYAVDRAMCLFTPGGCLAEGRLRQGLIRGTLKIVPDE encoded by the coding sequence ATGCAGGCTGCGGCACAGGTATATCAGGCCGGTGAGCGGTTCAACCCGTACATGAAATTTTACGGGATTTTCATTCCCGATTCTATCCTTTCCAATCCGGGTCTGACCCATGCGGAAAAAATATGTTACGGTATTCTGGCCCGTTACAGCGGTAAAAACAACAGGTGCTATCCGTCACAGAAAACCATTGCACACAGGCTGAACCTTTCGGAGCGCCAGACCATCCGGATTCTCAAGTCTCTCGAATCCAAAAGATTTATCCTCCGGGTCATCATCAGCGGCAGAACCCGTTACCATTTTCTGTGGCACGAAAGCTTTGACAGTTCGTATCTGCGGGAAGAATACCGACCCCGTGACACAGATGTCACTGAAAATGACATCAGCATCACCCCCGATACGGACACGGATGTCACCCAAAGAGAAACAGACAGCAGAGACAGAGAAAAGACGACAACTGCTGCGGCGCAGGTCGTTGCCATGCCTTCGGATTCGGAAACAGAGGCCGTGTGCGGCCTGATTTCCGACGGCGTTGTCATCTCCGAGGGTATCCGCCGCATCATCCGGGCCAATCTCGCCAGACACGGGCCGGAGTATGTGAGGCGAAACATTTTCTACACCAACGCCAATATCCGTCATAAAACCAGATACAAAGCCTACCTTGGAAAGTGCTGTCGGGGGAACTGGGGCGAGGATACAGCGCCGGAACCGAAACCGTCTCCTGAAGCGGTCCGCCCGGAGCCGGGCATGAAAATCCTGTACACGGACGGCAACATCTATGCGGTGGACAGGGCCATGTGTCTCTTCACGCCGGGGGGATGCTTGGCCGAAGGCAGGCTCCGGCAGGGCCTCATCCGGGGAACGCTGAAAATCGTACCGGATGAATAG
- a CDS encoding TRAP transporter permease: MYNKLRNFEKIIFDVLSVFLVLFYSYSAVIQPASTQYHRGIYVIITYILIFLLYQSKSKILRVADYVLMLLSIVTVGYWIVNFEAINYRTGAETQLDTWIAVVGVLIGIELARRVVGNVFVIIGTLMLIYGVYGAYMPELFAHAGDTFPALCTSIFYRSDGVFGIMANVLATYVVLFVLFGAFLEKCGAQKFFIDFPLAAVGHKIGGPGKVSVIASGLFGSISGSAIANTVSTGAFTIPMMKKAGFRPHIAGGIEPAASIGGMFMPPIMGAGGFIMAELTGVPYSRIMLVAIFPAVMYFFSVFVMVHYEAKKNNVVGERSGMDAMDILKNEWVYIMPLLVITLFMLTGYSPGYSAILGLATCIFVSFKTKETRIDLTLAIIMAFILGGSLIEMVVRKIAGPETLGTVKTVLSHTNLIVIGVITCGIVHWYRKDSKDDIRAQLKYFVESSRAGTEASLKIGATVGVIGIIIGVLTFSGLVLTFADIVIELAAGKLWLTILLIALASLVLGMGVPVTAAYLITAVVAVPALTHLGVNPIAAHMVVYWLSQDSNITPPVCIAAFAGATIAGANMWRTAFASFKFAKFLYLGPFLFAYVPAFSLNSTPGDIALKFVLIILATWIYAYLLSGIWIKSLKQMSGKAKLQVH, translated from the coding sequence GTGTATAATAAATTAAGGAATTTTGAAAAGATCATTTTTGACGTATTATCGGTCTTTCTGGTTCTGTTTTACTCCTACTCCGCCGTGATACAGCCCGCATCCACCCAGTACCACCGGGGGATATATGTCATCATCACCTATATCCTGATCTTCCTGCTCTACCAGTCCAAATCAAAAATTCTGAGGGTGGCCGACTACGTCCTCATGCTGCTTTCAATTGTCACGGTCGGATACTGGATCGTCAATTTCGAGGCCATCAACTACCGCACCGGCGCGGAGACGCAGCTTGACACCTGGATCGCCGTGGTCGGCGTTCTGATCGGCATTGAGCTGGCCCGCCGGGTGGTGGGCAACGTGTTTGTGATCATCGGCACCCTGATGCTCATCTACGGCGTTTACGGGGCCTATATGCCCGAACTCTTCGCCCATGCGGGCGACACCTTCCCGGCCCTCTGCACCAGCATCTTCTACCGGAGCGACGGCGTCTTCGGCATCATGGCCAACGTGCTGGCCACCTACGTGGTTCTCTTTGTCCTCTTCGGCGCGTTTCTGGAGAAATGCGGGGCGCAGAAGTTCTTCATCGACTTCCCCCTGGCGGCCGTGGGCCACAAGATCGGCGGCCCCGGCAAGGTGTCGGTCATTGCCAGTGGCCTGTTCGGCTCCATCTCCGGCAGCGCCATCGCCAACACGGTTTCCACGGGGGCCTTTACCATTCCCATGATGAAAAAGGCCGGTTTCAGGCCCCATATCGCAGGCGGTATCGAACCGGCAGCCTCCATCGGCGGCATGTTCATGCCCCCCATCATGGGCGCGGGTGGCTTCATCATGGCCGAGCTGACGGGCGTGCCCTACTCCCGCATCATGCTGGTCGCCATCTTCCCGGCGGTCATGTATTTTTTCAGCGTCTTTGTCATGGTCCACTATGAGGCCAAGAAAAACAACGTGGTTGGCGAAAGATCCGGCATGGACGCCATGGACATTCTGAAAAACGAATGGGTCTACATCATGCCGCTGCTTGTCATCACACTCTTCATGCTCACGGGGTATTCGCCCGGATATTCCGCCATTCTGGGGCTTGCCACCTGTATCTTTGTCAGCTTCAAAACAAAAGAGACGCGCATTGACCTGACCCTCGCCATCATCATGGCCTTTATCCTGGGCGGTTCGCTCATTGAGATGGTTGTGAGAAAAATCGCAGGGCCGGAGACCCTCGGCACGGTGAAAACAGTTCTCTCCCATACCAACCTGATTGTCATCGGCGTCATCACCTGCGGGATTGTCCACTGGTACCGCAAGGATTCCAAAGACGATATCAGAGCCCAACTGAAGTATTTTGTCGAATCCTCCCGGGCTGGCACCGAAGCGAGTCTCAAGATCGGCGCAACGGTCGGCGTCATCGGTATCATCATCGGCGTGCTGACCTTCAGCGGCCTGGTACTCACCTTTGCGGACATCGTGATTGAGCTGGCGGCAGGAAAGCTCTGGCTCACCATTCTGCTGATCGCCCTGGCCTCCCTGGTGCTGGGGATGGGGGTTCCGGTGACAGCCGCCTACCTGATTACGGCTGTGGTGGCCGTGCCCGCCCTGACACACCTGGGCGTCAACCCCATTGCGGCCCATATGGTGGTCTACTGGCTCTCCCAGGACTCCAACATCACGCCGCCGGTCTGTATTGCGGCCTTTGCGGGGGCGACCATTGCCGGGGCCAATATGTGGCGGACCGCCTTTGCGTCATTCAAATTTGCCAAGTTTCTCTACCTGGGGCCGTTTCTGTTTGCCTACGTCCCCGCCTTTTCCCTGAACAGCACCCCGGGGGACATCGCGCTGAAGTTTGTCCTGATCATTCTTGCAACGTGGATTTATGCCTATCTCCTGAGCGGCATCTGGATTAAGAGTCTGAAACAGATGTCCGGGAAGGCGAAGCTGCAAGTGCATTGA
- a CDS encoding methylenetetrahydrofolate reductase, which produces MRVTNLYENKKPVISMEFFPPRNEAAEKTFGATIDNLSTLQPDYMSITFGAGGSDRDGSYQAVNQVMVEKKHPTVAYLAGYGLGPDEITEILDRYKALGVETIFVIRGDKPRGDDFSPHPDSFPYASDIIAFIKDRYDFTLGCAGYPEGHIDAESLEKDIEYLKLKVDNGAEYVVAQYFYDNAFFFEYVRKCRAMGINVPIIPGIMPVYTVKMTQMLSKVCGSSIPADLQGRLDAVDAEDKEAVLNLGIDFAAEQCRGLLKEGVDGLHFYTMDRSRSTTDILSRLKDENLL; this is translated from the coding sequence ATGCGCGTTACAAATCTGTACGAAAATAAAAAACCTGTTATTTCAATGGAATTCTTTCCGCCGAGAAATGAGGCAGCCGAGAAGACCTTTGGCGCAACCATTGACAATCTCTCAACGCTTCAACCGGATTACATGTCCATCACATTCGGTGCGGGCGGGTCAGACAGAGACGGCTCTTATCAGGCTGTAAACCAGGTGATGGTTGAAAAAAAGCATCCCACGGTTGCCTATCTGGCCGGTTACGGACTGGGGCCTGATGAAATCACGGAGATCCTCGACAGGTACAAAGCCCTGGGCGTTGAAACCATCTTTGTCATTCGCGGGGACAAACCAAGGGGGGATGATTTCTCCCCTCACCCCGACAGCTTTCCCTATGCTTCGGATATTATTGCTTTCATCAAAGACCGTTACGATTTTACACTGGGATGCGCCGGATATCCCGAAGGCCACATTGATGCGGAAAGCCTTGAAAAGGATATCGAATATCTGAAGCTTAAAGTTGACAACGGCGCTGAATACGTTGTGGCCCAGTATTTTTATGACAACGCCTTTTTCTTTGAATATGTTAGGAAATGCAGGGCTATGGGAATCAATGTGCCCATCATTCCGGGCATCATGCCGGTGTACACGGTAAAGATGACCCAGATGCTCTCCAAGGTCTGCGGCTCTTCCATTCCCGCTGACTTACAGGGCAGGCTCGATGCTGTGGATGCGGAGGACAAAGAGGCCGTGCTGAATCTGGGGATTGATTTTGCGGCAGAGCAGTGCCGGGGGCTGTTGAAAGAGGGCGTTGACGGACTTCATTTTTATACAATGGACCGCAGCAGATCAACGACCGACATTCTCAGTCGCCTGAAGGATGAAAATCTGCTGTAA
- a CDS encoding rhodanese-like domain-containing protein: MMRRFKVCFTLAVIGIFVLGLSSAALAKDKFEKEVDKESAAVKLVHEVQRGGYNVLSTAELKALLDSGKEVLVVDTMPYEASYKKSHVPGAKQFLFPIPDMNTWNPEGTDGKTEADFTALLGPDQNKTIIFYCGFVKCTRSHNGAVWAVRLGYKNVFRYPGGIYAWKGAGYPSESVK, from the coding sequence ATGATGCGCAGGTTTAAGGTCTGTTTTACACTGGCGGTAATCGGAATTTTCGTACTGGGGCTTTCCAGTGCCGCACTGGCGAAAGACAAGTTTGAAAAGGAAGTGGACAAAGAGAGCGCCGCAGTCAAGCTGGTACATGAGGTTCAGCGGGGTGGCTACAATGTCCTCTCCACAGCGGAGTTAAAGGCCCTGCTTGATTCGGGAAAAGAGGTGCTGGTGGTGGATACCATGCCCTATGAGGCGAGCTATAAAAAAAGCCATGTGCCGGGAGCCAAACAGTTTCTTTTCCCCATTCCCGATATGAATACCTGGAACCCCGAAGGGACGGACGGCAAGACAGAGGCGGACTTCACCGCGCTGCTGGGCCCTGACCAGAACAAAACCATCATTTTTTACTGCGGCTTTGTCAAATGCACCCGCAGCCACAACGGGGCTGTATGGGCCGTCAGGCTCGGCTATAAAAACGTCTTCCGGTATCCGGGCGGCATTTACGCTTGGAAAGGGGCCGGTTATCCATCTGAATCCGTTAAATAA
- a CDS encoding RNA-guided endonuclease InsQ/TnpB family protein has translation MDFVIRRAYKYRVYPTKAQSSNVENQFSMCRHLYNRSLAERTDAYEKDGVTVTYDQQQNSLPELKKKRPWYRGVYSQVLQDVLRRLDKAYQAFFRRVRTGGKPGFPKFRKRGQWNSITYPQYRKRPDSVITVPKVGKVRLVYHRELPEDATVKTLTITKEAGRWFACFSAELPFTAEPEQGLSDPLGIDLGLTDFFYASDGSHVPIPKYFRKKEKQLGRLQRRLAKSEKRSEKYYKILKAVRKCHYRIKCQRSDFLHKTANGLLKKSGLIFYEDLRISDMMRRPKPKQDEDGKYLPNNASAKAGLNKSIADAGWGKFLYILKYKSRCLGKKLLAVPPQYTSQTCSACGEIVKKALAVRTHRCACGFVANRDLNAALNILRIGMDTLQART, from the coding sequence ATGGATTTCGTCATACGTCGCGCCTATAAATACAGGGTTTATCCCACAAAAGCTCAGAGTTCCAATGTGGAAAATCAGTTCTCCATGTGCCGCCATCTGTACAACCGGAGCCTTGCGGAGCGGACTGATGCGTATGAAAAAGACGGTGTGACAGTCACCTATGATCAGCAGCAGAACAGCCTGCCGGAGCTGAAAAAAAAGCGTCCCTGGTACAGGGGCGTGTATTCCCAGGTGCTTCAGGATGTCCTGAGAAGACTGGACAAAGCTTATCAGGCATTTTTCCGCAGAGTAAGGACCGGTGGGAAACCCGGATTTCCGAAATTCAGAAAACGCGGGCAGTGGAACAGCATCACCTACCCTCAGTACCGGAAGCGCCCGGACTCCGTTATCACCGTTCCGAAGGTCGGTAAGGTGAGACTTGTATATCACCGGGAACTCCCGGAAGACGCAACAGTGAAGACGCTGACAATCACGAAGGAAGCCGGTAGGTGGTTTGCCTGTTTCTCGGCAGAACTCCCGTTCACTGCCGAGCCTGAACAGGGCCTGTCCGATCCTCTCGGTATTGACCTCGGCCTTACTGACTTTTTTTATGCCTCTGACGGTTCCCATGTTCCGATTCCGAAATATTTCAGAAAGAAAGAAAAGCAGTTAGGGCGATTGCAGCGAAGGCTGGCAAAGTCAGAGAAGCGTTCAGAAAAATATTACAAAATTCTGAAAGCGGTTCGGAAGTGCCATTACCGGATAAAGTGTCAGAGATCGGATTTTCTGCATAAGACAGCCAACGGTCTTCTGAAAAAAAGCGGCCTGATCTTTTACGAAGATCTTCGGATCTCCGACATGATGCGGAGGCCGAAGCCGAAACAGGATGAGGACGGAAAATATCTTCCGAACAACGCCTCAGCCAAAGCCGGACTGAATAAATCCATAGCCGATGCGGGCTGGGGAAAATTTCTTTACATCCTGAAATACAAATCCCGGTGTCTCGGTAAAAAACTACTTGCCGTACCCCCGCAGTACACATCACAGACCTGTTCCGCCTGCGGTGAGATTGTGAAAAAAGCCCTGGCTGTCCGTACTCACCGGTGTGCCTGCGGATTCGTTGCCAACCGTGACCTCAATGCTGCTCTGAATATTCTGCGTATCGGGATGGATACGCTTCAGGCCCGGACCTGA
- the gltX gene encoding glutamate--tRNA ligase yields the protein MEQKVVVRFAPSPTGYLHVGGARTAIFNWLYARKTGGKFILRIEDTDTERSVEDAIGEILDGLRWMGLDWDQGPDFQSRHIGEHREAARKLLASGRAYKCFCSKEDLDRKRETARQNKETFRYDGTCRQLSPDEIAEKEASGLPFTVRLKVPDGSDGVRFTDAVYGTIEKKYADIEDFVIVRSNGQPLYMLSNAVDDIRDGVTHIIRGQDGLANTPKQILIYDALGAPLPVFAHMSLALDPNRAKISKRKHGEKVAVRYYREQGFLPWALVNFLVLLGWSTPESREIFSKEELISAFSFEGISRNNPVFDLRKDDPRFFTDPRALSINAHYLRTLPVEEIAPFVKEQLENAGIWDTAFEGEEREWFLKTTDLIRSRFQVTTDFVTLGRAYFSDDYPIDPKALRKNVLKHRELAEWLPVLANGITEMEEYGQASLEAICQAVPEESGMKPGVLMNGVRTILTGQAVGPGFFEILEILGPQTVADRLARAVTLFRPEDLPMIFSDGVK from the coding sequence ATGGAACAGAAGGTTGTGGTGCGCTTTGCCCCGAGTCCGACCGGCTATCTGCATGTGGGCGGTGCCCGGACAGCCATATTCAACTGGCTGTATGCCCGGAAGACGGGCGGAAAATTTATCCTGAGAATTGAAGACACGGACACGGAACGCTCTGTGGAAGACGCCATCGGGGAAATTCTCGACGGGCTGAGGTGGATGGGGCTGGACTGGGATCAGGGGCCTGATTTCCAGAGCCGCCACATTGGGGAACATCGGGAAGCAGCCCGGAAGCTGCTGGCCTCGGGACGGGCCTACAAGTGCTTTTGCAGCAAAGAGGATCTGGACAGGAAGCGTGAGACTGCCCGTCAGAATAAGGAAACCTTCCGGTATGACGGCACATGCAGGCAGCTTTCCCCCGATGAAATTGCGGAGAAAGAGGCGTCGGGCCTGCCGTTCACGGTCCGGTTAAAGGTGCCGGACGGTTCGGACGGGGTCCGGTTCACTGATGCGGTCTACGGGACCATTGAGAAAAAATACGCGGATATTGAGGATTTTGTCATTGTCCGATCCAACGGGCAGCCCCTCTATATGCTTTCCAACGCGGTCGATGATATCCGGGACGGGGTGACACACATCATCCGGGGGCAGGACGGGCTGGCCAACACCCCGAAACAGATCCTGATCTATGACGCCCTGGGCGCGCCCCTTCCCGTATTTGCCCATATGTCCCTGGCTCTGGACCCGAACAGGGCAAAGATTTCCAAGCGCAAACACGGGGAAAAGGTGGCGGTCCGCTATTACCGGGAACAGGGATTTCTGCCCTGGGCGCTGGTCAACTTTCTGGTGCTGCTGGGGTGGAGTACGCCGGAATCGCGGGAGATCTTTTCAAAAGAGGAGCTGATCAGCGCCTTTTCCTTTGAGGGCATCAGCCGGAACAACCCGGTCTTCGACCTCCGAAAGGACGATCCCCGGTTCTTCACCGACCCCAGGGCGCTCAGCATCAACGCCCACTATCTGCGGACGTTGCCGGTTGAGGAGATCGCCCCGTTTGTGAAAGAGCAGCTGGAGAATGCGGGCATATGGGATACGGCCTTTGAGGGCGAAGAGCGGGAATGGTTCCTGAAAACCACGGATCTGATCCGCAGCCGGTTTCAGGTGACGACCGACTTTGTCACCCTGGGCCGGGCCTATTTCTCCGATGACTATCCCATTGACCCCAAAGCGCTGAGGAAAAACGTGCTGAAACACCGGGAACTGGCCGAATGGCTGCCGGTTCTGGCCAACGGCATTACAGAGATGGAAGAATACGGACAGGCGTCACTGGAGGCGATATGTCAGGCCGTGCCTGAGGAATCGGGCATGAAACCGGGTGTGCTGATGAACGGTGTCCGAACAATTCTGACGGGACAGGCCGTGGGGCCCGGCTTTTTTGAAATACTGGAGATACTGGGGCCGCAGACGGTGGCAGACCGGCTCGCCAGAGCCGTGACCCTGTTCAGACCGGAAGATCTGCCTATGATATTTTCTGACGGGGTGAAATAA
- the tpx gene encoding thiol peroxidase, translated as MEERTGSVTLKGNPVTLLGKELNVGDPAPDFEAVANDLSPVSFSDYRGRVCVVSAVPSLDTPVCDVETRRFNTEASGLGDDVVMLTLSMDLPFAQSRWCGAAGVDKVVTLSDHRTAGFGEAYGVLIKGLRLLARAVFVVDQQGIVQHVQLVREIGDEPDYEAVIGAVKKLL; from the coding sequence ATGGAAGAACGTACCGGAAGTGTTACGCTCAAAGGCAATCCTGTTACGCTGCTGGGAAAGGAACTGAACGTCGGCGATCCGGCCCCGGATTTTGAGGCAGTGGCCAATGATCTGTCCCCCGTCAGTTTCTCCGACTACAGGGGCAGGGTGTGTGTCGTCTCCGCAGTGCCCTCCCTGGATACGCCGGTCTGCGATGTGGAAACCCGTCGGTTTAATACCGAGGCGTCCGGCCTGGGCGATGATGTGGTGATGCTCACCCTGAGCATGGACCTGCCGTTTGCCCAGAGCCGCTGGTGTGGCGCTGCCGGGGTGGACAAAGTGGTAACGCTTTCCGATCATCGCACAGCCGGGTTCGGCGAGGCCTACGGTGTGCTGATCAAAGGGCTTCGGCTTCTGGCCCGCGCCGTATTTGTGGTGGATCAGCAGGGGATTGTTCAGCATGTTCAGCTTGTCAGGGAGATCGGGGATGAGCCGGACTATGAGGCCGTCATCGGGGCCGTGAAAAAACTTCTGTAA
- a CDS encoding MauE/DoxX family redox-associated membrane protein — MIIFQNVVKKMFPDRLYVAIRWLLALTFIYAGITKLVDPQSFAVIIDAYGLIPESWVMPVAVLLPLAEVVAGAGLIRDIRGSLSAITGLLLLFMAILGYGIRMGLDVDCGCFGPEDPEGLAYAGIRPALYRDMVMMLAVIYLYGWRVSRCGSGISSKKYLIRGE, encoded by the coding sequence ATGATTATTTTTCAAAATGTTGTAAAAAAAATGTTTCCCGACAGATTGTATGTCGCCATCCGGTGGCTACTGGCGCTGACGTTTATTTATGCGGGCATCACCAAGCTGGTCGATCCGCAGTCCTTTGCCGTCATTATTGACGCCTATGGACTGATCCCGGAATCCTGGGTGATGCCGGTTGCCGTCCTGCTGCCGCTGGCGGAAGTTGTGGCCGGTGCGGGGCTGATCCGGGATATCCGGGGGAGTCTCTCGGCCATTACAGGGCTGCTGCTCCTGTTCATGGCGATTCTGGGATATGGAATACGGATGGGGCTGGATGTGGACTGCGGCTGCTTCGGGCCGGAAGATCCCGAAGGGCTGGCCTATGCGGGAATCCGCCCGGCCCTTTACCGGGATATGGTGATGATGCTGGCTGTGATATACCTGTATGGCTGGCGCGTCAGCCGGTGCGGGTCCGGCATATCTTCAAAAAAATATTTGATAAGAGGAGAATGA
- a CDS encoding DnaJ domain-containing protein: MSQQDYYQILGVQPDADARMIKEAYRKMAFQYHPDRNEKNPAAAEKMKAVNEAYAVLSDAGKRREYDAMRGQFGSSAHSHFRKNYSEQDIFSGSDVNQIFEELARSFGLRGFDELFSECCTQGAHAPQYGKTEAGGFFFGHPGAARDSGAVRMSQGGVMGKMSRFFMETLTGHRSPRDGADMSENISVTPQLARTGGPYAYFHKKRAKRLVVKVPPGIRDGQRIRLAGMGAEGKNGGKPGNLYLNVRVKRSLFGKIRDRFAGHQ; encoded by the coding sequence ATGTCCCAGCAAGATTACTATCAGATTTTAGGGGTTCAGCCGGATGCCGACGCCAGAATGATCAAAGAGGCATACCGGAAAATGGCGTTTCAGTATCACCCGGACCGGAATGAAAAAAATCCGGCGGCTGCCGAAAAGATGAAGGCCGTCAACGAGGCCTATGCGGTCCTTTCTGACGCGGGCAAACGGCGGGAATATGACGCCATGAGGGGGCAGTTCGGCAGTTCGGCCCACAGCCACTTCAGAAAAAATTACTCCGAGCAGGATATTTTCAGCGGCTCGGATGTCAACCAGATTTTTGAAGAGCTTGCCCGGTCCTTCGGGCTTCGCGGCTTTGATGAGCTCTTCAGTGAATGCTGCACCCAGGGCGCTCATGCGCCTCAGTACGGAAAAACGGAGGCCGGGGGATTTTTCTTCGGCCATCCGGGAGCCGCCCGTGACAGCGGGGCCGTCCGGATGTCCCAGGGCGGCGTTATGGGCAAAATGTCCCGTTTTTTTATGGAAACACTGACCGGCCACCGCTCCCCCCGGGACGGGGCGGATATGAGCGAAAATATATCCGTTACACCCCAGCTGGCCCGGACCGGCGGTCCCTATGCCTATTTTCATAAGAAAAGGGCAAAGCGGCTGGTTGTAAAAGTGCCGCCGGGGATACGCGATGGGCAGCGCATCCGCCTTGCGGGGATGGGCGCTGAGGGAAAAAACGGCGGCAAACCCGGTAACCTCTACCTGAACGTCCGGGTGAAGCGCTCCCTCTTCGGAAAGATTCGGGACAGGTTCGCCGGTCATCAATAG
- a CDS encoding DUF4258 domain-containing protein, whose amino-acid sequence MRSSPSHLNFPATIESVPLTFHAKNRMNSRGVTPAAVKAVLRYGRCTYIRGAKIYAIGKKEVEYFRETGVDLSGYEGIHAVCSTDENSVITVYRNHNFRKLRPRGRCQKWYPACKN is encoded by the coding sequence ATGAGAAGCAGTCCGTCGCATTTAAACTTCCCGGCAACGATCGAATCCGTACCTCTGACGTTTCACGCGAAAAATCGCATGAATTCACGGGGCGTAACCCCGGCAGCGGTCAAAGCGGTACTCCGGTATGGCCGGTGTACTTACATCAGAGGCGCGAAGATCTACGCCATTGGAAAAAAGGAGGTCGAATACTTCAGGGAGACCGGCGTTGACCTTTCCGGTTATGAAGGTATCCATGCGGTATGCAGCACAGATGAGAACTCTGTGATTACTGTCTACAGAAATCACAATTTTCGCAAACTGCGGCCCAGGGGCCGGTGCCAGAAATGGTACCCGGCATGCAAAAACTGA
- a CDS encoding TAXI family TRAP transporter solute-binding subunit yields the protein MKRRYLNLLTGIGAVLIFTLAFSANSFAMKKRVIFGGGPAGGTFQVVANAIQVYKPVKDIENFSVRAQSSGGSVENLRKINKGRMQFGVVYSGHVYLGRNGMMKNDTNKYEDVLAVAYLYGAPAQLVVRADSGIKSIKDLVGKKVGVGNAGSGAFANCELFFSHMGVWDKIERNAMGYNDAASAFGNNQLDAFWLFTAFPSGAVIMAAQTNRIAMVDLDADAAASGFYKKYPYFAKLQIPAGTYKGVEQDVPSFQDSTLWVANSKVSDDVVYEMLSVIFTPEGLKHMVGQKKTFKEMSLENGVKGIVTPLHPGAEKFWREKGILQ from the coding sequence ATGAAACGTCGTTATCTTAATCTGCTGACAGGCATCGGTGCAGTTCTGATTTTCACACTGGCATTTTCGGCCAACTCATTTGCGATGAAAAAAAGGGTGATTTTCGGGGGTGGCCCGGCCGGCGGCACCTTTCAGGTCGTTGCCAATGCCATCCAGGTGTACAAGCCCGTCAAAGATATCGAAAATTTCAGCGTCAGGGCCCAGTCTTCCGGCGGATCAGTGGAGAACCTGCGAAAAATCAACAAAGGCAGGATGCAGTTCGGCGTCGTCTACTCCGGCCATGTGTACCTGGGCCGGAACGGCATGATGAAAAACGACACCAATAAATATGAGGATGTACTGGCGGTTGCCTATCTTTACGGCGCACCGGCTCAGCTGGTGGTCCGGGCCGATTCGGGCATCAAAAGTATCAAAGACCTGGTCGGTAAGAAGGTCGGTGTGGGCAATGCAGGCTCCGGAGCCTTTGCCAATTGTGAACTGTTTTTCAGCCACATGGGCGTATGGGACAAGATCGAGCGCAATGCAATGGGCTATAATGATGCGGCCTCCGCCTTCGGCAACAACCAGCTGGACGCCTTCTGGCTGTTTACCGCCTTCCCCAGCGGCGCGGTGATCATGGCGGCCCAGACCAACAGGATCGCCATGGTGGACCTGGATGCCGACGCGGCCGCATCCGGCTTTTACAAAAAGTACCCCTACTTTGCCAAGCTGCAAATCCCGGCAGGAACCTATAAGGGCGTGGAACAGGATGTGCCGTCATTCCAGGATTCGACCCTGTGGGTTGCCAATTCAAAAGTGTCTGACGATGTGGTGTACGAAATGCTGTCGGTGATCTTTACCCCCGAAGGGCTGAAACACATGGTCGGACAGAAGAAAACCTTTAAGGAAATGAGTCTTGAAAACGGCGTTAAGGGGATCGTGACCCCGCTCCATCCCGGCGCTGAAAAATTCTGGAGAGAAAAAGGCATTTTACAATAA